The Candidatus Bathyarchaeota archaeon DNA window CGAAGAGACTGGAGATTACAACATCGCGACAGTAGATACTTTCCTAAAGATCTTATCTACCTTCCCAGACACTTTGATAGCCAGGAAGGCTGGGGAGGATGTTGCCAGAGAGATCTCCTGCTCCGCTGGAGAGATACTCTCTCTGGGCGGCTTGGAGTCTCCAACTGGAAGGAGAAAGTTACATGAATTGGATGTAAAGTTAAGGTTGAGCGGTAACAGGTTGAATCCAGGAGCTACCGCAGACCTTACTGCATCATCACTTGCCATAGCTCTCCTTCAAGGGCTCAGGCCTTGAGAACAGAACCTCACCTTATCCTCCTTACTATCACCAAAGGGTAGTGGGAGATACTTTCAAGCATCTCCCAACTTACCTGAGACACCCCAACCTTAAAGTGTTCTGCAACATCCCAAGCAGTCTTACCCGCCCCGTCCCCCCTCACTCTGTTAGATACAGCAGCTATCTGCAAAGCCTCCTCAGCACATATCCCATTCGAAGCCAAAGCTACAGGTGTTGACCTGGGCCTCAGCCTCAGTAGTCTACCGAAGATGAAGGCAAATAGGCTGAGATTCTTAATTCCCTTCACGAAACTCGGTCTTGAGGACATGTGAAAGGAGAATATGCTGTAGGTCTTATCTGAATCAACTATCATAACATCAACATCGACACCTGTTCGTCCTTTTATATGCGACTTTATCTCAGAAGCGATCCTGTATGGCTCAGATAGTGGTATGGAAGCGTAAGAGTAAGGAAGATTACTTACGTCTATCCCTCCCTCTGAACCATGCTTTAGAGAATCTAAGGGTCCAGCATAAAATAGTGAT harbors:
- a CDS encoding coenzyme F420-0:L-glutamate ligase; translated protein: MKLPRYRARALRSSYWKPGTDYKQRILDAVGGIVQRGDVIVVSEKAISTAMGRIIDESRIQPSLSAELICKFWMRKVWAYFLGPLTRLSRTNISRLKNYPLEEGARHKQLSLFYAGPLDSLKHGSEGGIDVSNLPYSYASIPLSEPYRIASEIKSHIKGRTGVDVDVMIVDSDKTYSIFSFHMSSRPSFVKGIKNLSLFAFIFGRLLRLRPRSTPVALASNGICAEEALQIAAVSNRVRGDGAGKTAWDVAEHFKVGVSQVSWEMLESISHYPLVIVRRIR